The following are encoded in a window of Kaistia algarum genomic DNA:
- the miaB gene encoding tRNA (N6-isopentenyl adenosine(37)-C2)-methylthiotransferase MiaB → MTGIREPKRVFIKTYGCQMNVYDSDRMADSLAVEGYQQTDRVEDADLVLLNTCHIREKAAEKVYSELGRVRLLKEEAARAGRRVVVGVAGCVAQAEGSEIARRAPVVDLVVGPQSYQHLPALLRDVERGGRPVETEFAIAEKFERLPAAAAARTRSRGVTAFLTIQEGCDKFCTFCVVPYTRGAEVSRPVSRIVEEAQRLAEAGVREVTLLGQNVNAWHGLGDDGSEWGLGRLLFRLAEIPGLDRLRYTTSHPRDMDDALIAAHRDLPALMPYLHLPVQSGSDRILAAMNRRHRADDYFRLVDRIRDIRPDIALSSDFIVGFPGETDADFEATMHLVERVGYCAAYSFKYSARPGTPAAGLTDFVADPIASERLSGLQALILDQQTAFNRSKVGTSMDVLFERAGRQPGQIMGRSPYLQAVQLDGDASWIGKIGRVSIASLGSNSLFGERIEALARHRPSVSLEVTT, encoded by the coding sequence ATGACCGGAATTCGAGAACCAAAGCGCGTCTTCATCAAGACCTATGGCTGCCAGATGAATGTCTACGATTCCGATCGTATGGCGGACTCACTGGCGGTTGAGGGCTACCAGCAGACGGATCGTGTCGAGGATGCCGACCTCGTCCTGCTCAATACCTGCCATATCCGCGAGAAGGCGGCGGAGAAGGTGTATTCCGAGCTTGGCCGCGTCCGTCTCCTGAAGGAGGAAGCGGCGCGGGCCGGTCGGCGCGTTGTCGTCGGCGTCGCAGGCTGCGTTGCGCAGGCCGAAGGATCGGAGATCGCGCGCCGCGCGCCCGTTGTCGATTTGGTCGTCGGGCCGCAATCCTATCAGCACCTGCCGGCGCTCTTGCGCGACGTCGAGCGCGGCGGCCGCCCGGTCGAGACCGAGTTCGCCATAGCCGAGAAATTCGAGCGCCTTCCTGCCGCCGCGGCCGCGCGTACCCGATCGCGCGGCGTCACGGCCTTCCTGACCATTCAGGAGGGCTGCGACAAGTTCTGCACCTTCTGCGTCGTGCCCTATACGCGCGGTGCCGAGGTGTCGCGCCCGGTGTCGCGGATCGTCGAGGAAGCCCAGCGGCTCGCCGAGGCGGGCGTGCGCGAGGTGACGCTGCTCGGCCAGAACGTCAACGCCTGGCATGGGCTTGGCGATGATGGCAGCGAATGGGGGCTGGGACGGTTGCTCTTTCGCCTCGCCGAGATTCCCGGACTCGACCGGCTGCGCTATACGACGAGCCATCCGCGCGACATGGACGACGCGTTGATCGCGGCCCATCGGGATCTGCCGGCGCTGATGCCCTATCTGCATCTGCCGGTTCAGTCGGGCTCGGATCGCATTCTCGCCGCGATGAACCGCCGCCACCGCGCCGACGATTATTTCCGCCTCGTCGACCGCATCCGCGACATTCGGCCGGATATCGCGCTCTCTTCGGATTTCATCGTCGGTTTCCCGGGCGAGACCGATGCCGATTTCGAGGCGACGATGCATCTCGTCGAGCGCGTCGGCTATTGCGCCGCTTATTCCTTCAAATATAGCGCCCGTCCCGGCACGCCGGCCGCCGGCCTTACGGATTTCGTTGCCGATCCGATCGCGAGCGAGCGGCTTTCCGGGCTGCAGGCGCTCATCCTCGATCAGCAGACGGCGTTCAACCGTTCCAAGGTCGGAACGTCGATGGACGTGCTCTTCGAGCGGGCGGGCCGCCAGCCGGGCCAGATCATGGGCCGCTCCCCCTATCTGCAGGCGGTGCAGCTCGATGGCGACGCCAGCTGGATCGGCAAGATAGGCCGCGTCTCGATCGCGTCACTCGGCAGCAACTCTCTCTTCGGCGAGCGCATCGAGGCGCTTGCGAGGCATCGCCCGTCCGTATCTCTGGAGGTCACGACGTGA
- a CDS encoding lysophospholipid acyltransferase family protein, whose translation MARLRVGLVLLVLALTTLVLLPLQLVAIRFSASLAGRIPMWWQRVAAFCLGLKVTIQGAPASERPLLILSNHVSWLDIVTLGSVLPVSFIAKSEVGTWPVVKWLARLQRSVFIDRTRRGSAPASNEAIAARLVAGDAIVLFAEGTTDDGISVLPFRSALVGAARHATGPDAEVVVQPVAIVYTALQGLAIGRQRMADVAWHGDMDLAPHLTGLICVGSIDAVVVFGTPIAFGPETDRKVVAAAAEAEVRRMVRAVRAGRNRPPVPPPTAPAPILSVTESG comes from the coding sequence ATGGCTCGACTGCGCGTTGGTCTTGTCCTGCTGGTCCTCGCGCTGACGACCCTCGTTTTGCTGCCTCTGCAGCTGGTCGCCATCCGCTTTTCCGCATCGCTCGCGGGACGGATCCCGATGTGGTGGCAACGCGTCGCTGCCTTCTGCCTGGGCCTGAAGGTAACGATCCAGGGCGCCCCGGCGTCGGAAAGGCCACTCCTCATCCTCTCGAATCACGTTTCCTGGCTCGATATCGTCACCCTGGGAAGCGTGCTTCCGGTTTCCTTCATCGCGAAAAGCGAGGTCGGGACCTGGCCGGTGGTGAAATGGCTCGCCCGCCTGCAGCGGAGCGTCTTCATCGATCGCACCCGTCGCGGCTCGGCACCGGCCTCGAACGAGGCGATCGCCGCGCGTCTCGTCGCCGGCGATGCCATCGTGCTGTTTGCCGAAGGCACGACCGATGACGGCATCTCGGTTCTGCCCTTCCGCAGTGCGCTCGTCGGTGCCGCGCGGCACGCTACCGGCCCCGACGCCGAGGTCGTCGTCCAGCCCGTGGCGATCGTCTACACGGCGTTGCAGGGCTTGGCGATCGGGCGACAGCGCATGGCCGACGTTGCCTGGCACGGCGACATGGATCTAGCGCCCCATCTCACCGGCCTGATCTGCGTTGGATCGATCGACGCGGTCGTCGTCTTTGGAACGCCGATCGCCTTCGGGCCTGAAACGGACCGCAAAGTCGTTGCCGCCGCGGCGGAAGCCGAGGTCCGCCGCATGGTCCGGGCCGTGAGGGCCGGGCGCAACAGACCGCCGGTTCCGCCGCCGACGGCACCGGCGCCTATTCTCAGCGTCACGGAAAGCGGCTAG
- a CDS encoding Fur family transcriptional regulator, with protein MEENTPIQTLEEACAAKGMRMTEQRRVIARVLDAATDHPDVEEVYRRAFAIDARISISTVYRTVKLFEDAGIIERHDFRDGRSRYETVSEEHHDHLIDLRSGEVIEFRSEEIEALQEMIAKRLGFRLVGHRLELYALPLTDPPKETH; from the coding sequence ATGGAAGAGAACACGCCGATACAGACGCTCGAGGAGGCATGCGCCGCCAAGGGCATGCGCATGACGGAGCAGCGGCGGGTGATCGCGCGCGTCCTCGATGCCGCCACGGATCACCCCGACGTCGAGGAGGTCTATCGGCGCGCCTTCGCGATCGACGCCCGCATCTCGATTTCGACCGTCTACCGGACGGTGAAGCTGTTCGAGGACGCGGGCATCATCGAGCGCCACGATTTCCGAGACGGCCGCAGCCGTTATGAGACCGTGTCGGAAGAGCATCACGACCACTTGATCGATCTTCGCTCGGGCGAGGTCATCGAATTCCGCAGCGAGGAAATCGAAGCGCTGCAGGAGATGATCGCCAAGCGTCTCGGTTTCCGGTTGGTCGGCCACCGTCTTGAGCTTTACGCCCTCCCGCTGACCGATCCCCCCAAGGAAACCCATTGA
- a CDS encoding GNAT family N-acetyltransferase — MIELLPRPRIFFDEVRDAADLEALATIHAEGFRRGWSVDEFESLLADDTVRCILLRRESVIGWRRILGFVIARNTAGEAEILTVAVLLGRRGQGFGRRLMDELLRRLYADRAAEVFLEVDESNPPAIALYRRLGFVEVGRRKGYYRGADGRESGALVLRLQLH; from the coding sequence ATGATCGAACTGTTGCCAAGGCCACGGATTTTCTTCGACGAGGTGCGCGATGCCGCCGATCTCGAGGCGCTTGCCACCATCCATGCCGAAGGCTTTCGCCGCGGCTGGAGCGTCGATGAGTTCGAGAGCCTGCTCGCCGACGACACCGTCCGCTGCATCCTGCTGCGCCGCGAATCGGTGATTGGCTGGCGCCGGATTCTCGGCTTCGTCATCGCCCGCAACACGGCCGGCGAGGCCGAGATACTTACTGTCGCCGTTTTGCTCGGGCGCCGTGGGCAGGGTTTCGGCCGCCGGCTGATGGATGAATTGCTGCGTCGTCTCTATGCTGACAGGGCCGCCGAGGTGTTCCTGGAGGTCGATGAGAGCAATCCACCCGCCATCGCGCTCTATCGCCGTCTAGGCTTTGTCGAAGTCGGCCGACGGAAGGGCTATTATCGCGGTGCCGATGGCCGGGAGAGCGGCGCGCTTGTCTTGCGGTTGCAACTTCACTAA